The Chiloscyllium punctatum isolate Juve2018m chromosome 45, sChiPun1.3, whole genome shotgun sequence genome has a segment encoding these proteins:
- the LOC140467056 gene encoding heat shock cognate 71 kDa protein-like, which yields QVPSLRAPPYARGSRAAECEPGDLSSGVLLGKFDLSGIPPAPRGVPQIEVTFDIDANGILNVSAVDKSTGKESKITITNNKGRLSKEEIERMVQEAERYKGQDDMQREKITAKNSLESYAFNMKSSVEEEKTKGKISEEDKNKVIEKCNQAISWLEANQTAEKEDFEQQLKDLKKKKKNMQAHHCQTLPGRYARRAILRTSQKGPFWWTNN from the coding sequence caagtacccagtctccgggctccaccttatgcaagaggaagtcgagcggcggagtgtgagccaggagacctttcctccggagttctcTTGGGCAAATTTGACCTCAGTGGGATCCCTCCTGCGCCACGTGGTGTACCACAGATTGAGGTCACCTTTGATATTGACGCAAATGGCATCTTGAATGTCTCTGCTGTGGACAAGAGCACTGGCAAAGAGAGCAAAATCACCATCACCAATAACAAGGGCAGGTTGAGTAAGGAGGAGATCGAGAGGATGGTGCAGGAAGCGGAGAGGTACAAAGGTCAGGATGATATGCAGCGTGAGAAAATTACAGCCAAGAATTCCCTGGAGTCGTACGCATTTAACATGAAGAGTTCAGTGGAGGAAGAGAAAACGAAAGGCAagatcagtgaggaagataagAACAAAGTCATCGAAAAGTGTAACCAGGCCATCTCCTGGCTGGAGGCAAACcaaacagcagagaaggaggactttgagcagcagttgaaagatttgaaaaaaaaaaaaaaaaatatgcAAGCCCATCATTGCCAAACTTTACCAGGGAGGTATGCCCGAAGGGCCATTCTCAGAACAAGTCAGAAAGGACCCTTCTGGTGGACCAACAATTGA